In the genome of Nocardia sp. NBC_00416, one region contains:
- a CDS encoding ABC transporter permease → MNETEILVQGAPEPAASGRRKLIVRRFLRNKPALFGAGLLILLFLASFLLPSLLPYDYQELDYTALLQPPSPQHPFGTTEIGQDVLAQTLRGLQKSLIIGLCVALFSTTIAALTGAVAGLLGGWTDRTIMWVVDLLLVVPSFIIVALFAPRTKGSSSIALLIVLLSVFGWMISARIVRGLTMSLREREFVRAARYMGAPTHTIILTHIVPNIASILIIDTTLTVGASIMAETGLSFLGFGVQPPDVSLGSLIANGTSSAMTYPWLFLFAGGLLIITVLCANLVGDGLRDAFDPGAKRARSRPSRKTRKAARAAKSRQAEEALT, encoded by the coding sequence ATCAACGAAACCGAGATCCTGGTCCAGGGCGCGCCGGAGCCGGCCGCCTCCGGCCGGCGCAAACTGATCGTGCGCCGCTTCCTGCGCAACAAACCCGCGCTGTTCGGGGCGGGCCTGCTGATCCTGCTGTTCCTGGCCAGTTTCCTATTGCCGTCCTTGCTGCCCTACGACTACCAGGAGCTCGACTACACCGCGCTGCTGCAACCGCCGAGTCCGCAACATCCCTTCGGCACCACCGAGATCGGTCAGGATGTGCTGGCGCAGACGCTGCGCGGCCTGCAGAAATCGCTGATCATCGGTCTGTGTGTGGCGCTGTTCTCGACGACCATCGCGGCGCTGACCGGCGCGGTGGCGGGCCTGCTGGGCGGCTGGACCGACCGGACCATCATGTGGGTGGTGGATCTGCTGCTGGTGGTTCCGAGTTTCATCATCGTCGCCCTGTTCGCACCGCGCACCAAGGGCAGTAGTTCGATCGCGCTGCTCATCGTCCTGCTCAGCGTGTTCGGCTGGATGATCAGCGCCCGGATCGTACGCGGGCTCACCATGAGCCTGCGGGAACGCGAATTCGTCCGCGCCGCACGATATATGGGCGCGCCGACGCATACGATCATCCTGACCCATATCGTGCCGAACATCGCCTCGATCCTGATCATCGACACCACGCTCACCGTCGGCGCCTCGATCATGGCCGAGACCGGGCTCAGCTTCCTCGGGTTCGGCGTGCAGCCGCCCGATGTCTCCCTGGGGTCGCTGATCGCCAACGGCACCAGTTCCGCAATGACCTATCCGTGGCTGTTCCTCTTCGCGGGCGGCCTGCTGATCATCACCGTGCTCTGCGCGAATCTGGTCGGCGACGGATTGCGCGACGCCTTCGACCCGGGTGCGAAACGCGCGCGGTCACGGCCGTCGCGCAAGACCCGCAAGGCTGCGCGGGCGGCGAAATCCCGGCAGGCGGAGGAAGCCCTGACATGA
- a CDS encoding ABC transporter permease produces MAGFLLRRTLNYVVLLLLASFLTFSLASLTFSPLDSLEQRNPRPPQSVIDAKAAQLHLDEPIPQRYVTWMKGVVHGDFGETLGGQPVSEELGRRVGVSLRLLILGSIIGTVLGVLIGAAGAIRQYRFSDYFTTVVSLLVLSTPVFLLATLLKYGALEINSTTGQQIFLYTGETSATAVDGFGAQLLDRVQHLVLPTLTLALGGMAGYSRYQRNAMLDVLQSDFIRTARAKGLTRNRALYKHGLRTALIPMATLFAYSLGGLITGATFTEKIFGWHGVGEWLVDSINAQDIYVVATVTAFAGLVVLVSGLLSDIVYAILDPRVRVA; encoded by the coding sequence ATGGCCGGCTTTCTGCTACGACGGACGCTCAATTACGTCGTGCTGCTGCTCTTGGCGTCCTTTCTCACCTTCAGCCTCGCTTCGCTGACCTTCAGTCCGCTGGATAGTCTGGAACAGCGCAATCCGCGACCACCGCAGTCGGTGATCGACGCCAAGGCCGCGCAACTGCATCTGGACGAGCCCATCCCGCAGCGCTACGTCACCTGGATGAAGGGCGTGGTGCACGGCGATTTCGGTGAGACCCTCGGCGGGCAGCCGGTGAGCGAGGAGCTGGGTCGCCGGGTCGGGGTGAGTCTGCGGTTGCTGATCCTGGGATCGATCATCGGCACCGTGCTGGGGGTGCTGATCGGCGCGGCCGGCGCGATCCGCCAGTACAGATTCAGTGACTACTTCACGACCGTAGTGTCGCTGCTGGTCCTGTCGACACCGGTGTTCCTGCTGGCCACCCTGCTGAAATACGGTGCGCTGGAGATCAACTCGACGACCGGTCAGCAGATCTTCCTCTATACCGGCGAGACATCGGCCACCGCGGTCGACGGGTTCGGCGCCCAACTCCTCGACCGTGTGCAGCATCTGGTCCTGCCGACCCTGACCCTCGCGCTGGGCGGAATGGCCGGATACAGCCGCTACCAGCGCAATGCCATGCTCGACGTGCTGCAGAGCGATTTCATCCGGACCGCCCGGGCCAAGGGGCTGACCAGGAATCGGGCGCTCTACAAACACGGTCTGCGCACCGCCCTGATCCCGATGGCCACGCTGTTCGCCTACAGCCTGGGCGGATTGATCACCGGCGCCACCTTCACCGAGAAGATCTTCGGCTGGCACGGGGTCGGGGAATGGCTGGTCGACTCGATCAATGCCCAGGACATCTACGTGGTCGCCACGGTCACCGCGTTCGCGGGTCTGGTGGTGCTGGTATCGGGCCTGCTCTCCGATATCGTCTACGCGATTCTCGACCCCCGGGTGCGGGTGGCATGA
- a CDS encoding HAD family hydrolase → MERVTATLQTRPKLVASDVDGTLIDPYERVSARTRAVVGAVVADGVPFILATGRPPRWIAPVVAGLGFAPLCVCGNGAVLYDADADQVLAASALDVETLGWVADIAEKVLPGCGLAAERIGASAHDAATPQFVSSPQYEHAWLNPDDTAVARDEVIDTPAIKMLIRLPGARSGDMAVTLAAHIGDRADITYSTEHGLIEISAPGVSKAMGLRILGDRLGVDPAEMIAFGDMPNDIPMLRMVGRGVAMGHAHPEVLESADEITGTNSDDGVAQVLERWWPRGDQQRAEGDQ, encoded by the coding sequence ATGGAACGGGTGACCGCAACGCTGCAGACCCGACCGAAACTGGTGGCCTCCGATGTGGACGGCACCCTGATCGACCCCTATGAGCGGGTTTCGGCGCGCACGAGGGCTGTGGTCGGGGCGGTGGTGGCCGACGGAGTGCCGTTCATCCTGGCCACGGGGCGTCCGCCGCGCTGGATAGCGCCGGTGGTCGCCGGGCTCGGATTCGCACCGCTGTGCGTATGCGGGAACGGCGCGGTCCTCTACGACGCCGATGCCGACCAGGTGCTGGCCGCCTCCGCGCTGGATGTGGAAACGCTCGGCTGGGTCGCCGATATCGCGGAGAAGGTGCTGCCCGGGTGCGGGCTGGCGGCCGAACGAATCGGGGCCAGCGCCCACGACGCGGCGACGCCGCAATTCGTCAGCTCACCCCAGTACGAGCACGCCTGGCTCAACCCGGACGACACCGCCGTGGCCCGCGACGAGGTGATCGATACGCCGGCGATCAAAATGCTGATCCGGTTGCCGGGAGCACGCAGCGGCGATATGGCGGTGACATTGGCCGCGCATATCGGCGACCGCGCGGATATCACCTATTCCACCGAACACGGTCTCATCGAGATCTCCGCACCCGGGGTCAGCAAAGCCATGGGCCTGCGCATCCTCGGCGACCGGCTCGGGGTCGACCCCGCCGAGATGATCGCGTTCGGCGATATGCCCAACGACATCCCGATGCTGCGCATGGTCGGGCGGGGAGTCGCGATGGGTCACGCCCACCCGGAGGTGCTGGAGTCGGCGGACGAGATCACCGGGACCAATTCCGACGACGGAGTCGCGCAGGTCCTGGAACGGTGGTGGCCGCGCGGTGACCAGCAGCGGGCGGAGGGCGACCAGTAG
- a CDS encoding N-acetylmuramoyl-L-alanine amidase, whose protein sequence is MPYRKPKRSYVLPVVAIVAVAGPILLPTVTDLDKSADQVELTAVPPRVSELALKSAPDIVLPLGELTGLNLPDLRLSDLHALGLPGLTPSGTTSPTQPGRQLPGRRPGLGFVTEGGTPSADTPALTPGVIPPEFMDAVGAQVKELTREQPFSMVALTSPDLANTTVMIRARQPDGGWGQWYEANPIDGADGRGARGPAGTDPIYVGNTTAVQVLVTRKPRQNPGGPLGRVPTAAGEQQQPPPDLTAVFIDPGRGAVDDHLEDIAASLPGGGPPVITRNQWGADESIRCQEPTYDDGLGGITVHHTAGRNDYDKGESAGIVRAIYAYHSQTLGWCDMGYNALVDKYGQIFEGRYGGLDKTVQGAHAGGFNENTSGVAIMGDYQVEQPTAASIEATGKFIGWRARIAGLDPKGQTTMYSEGTEFTPYPQGAQVRLPVVFAHRDVGNTSCPGDAAYAQMDRIRTIAAGEAGATRSPRSQASRSDLAALADLTAKLLTMVNDNLIAKYWVSKGGPDGPLGQAASEPLPATQGQQYAKFVNGYVYTAPDGQAHEVVGKILDRFLELGADAGALGLPLTDPYPVPEGVRTDFQNGSLVLNQAADLVDTLWKTYNETYQQQVQGGSPIPAPGGVPQAAAAPVPVPGEGQALSQPGLPPIAEAGPAPPSDPAAAPDPAAAPDPAAASDPATLPDPAAAPDPAAAPDPAAAPDPAAGPDPAAAPGPAAAPDPAAAPDPAGSPDPAALPVPAN, encoded by the coding sequence GTGCCCTACCGCAAACCGAAGCGTTCCTATGTCCTGCCGGTTGTCGCGATAGTTGCGGTGGCGGGCCCGATCCTGCTGCCCACGGTCACCGACCTCGACAAATCAGCCGATCAGGTGGAACTCACGGCCGTACCGCCCCGCGTCTCCGAACTCGCACTGAAGAGCGCCCCCGATATCGTGCTGCCGCTGGGTGAACTCACCGGCCTGAACCTGCCCGACCTGAGGCTTTCCGATCTGCACGCGCTGGGCCTGCCCGGCCTGACGCCGAGCGGGACGACCTCGCCGACGCAGCCCGGGCGACAACTCCCCGGCCGGCGACCCGGACTCGGTTTCGTGACCGAGGGCGGGACACCGTCCGCGGACACCCCCGCACTGACTCCGGGTGTCATCCCCCCTGAATTCATGGACGCGGTCGGCGCGCAGGTCAAGGAACTCACCCGGGAACAACCGTTCAGCATGGTCGCGCTGACCTCCCCGGACCTGGCGAACACCACCGTCATGATCCGGGCCAGGCAGCCCGACGGCGGTTGGGGCCAGTGGTACGAGGCGAACCCGATCGACGGCGCCGACGGCCGCGGTGCGCGCGGGCCCGCGGGCACCGACCCGATCTACGTCGGGAACACCACCGCGGTACAGGTCCTGGTCACCCGGAAACCGCGGCAGAACCCGGGCGGCCCCCTGGGGCGCGTCCCCACCGCCGCGGGCGAACAGCAGCAGCCGCCACCCGACCTCACCGCCGTTTTCATCGACCCCGGCCGGGGCGCCGTGGACGACCACCTCGAGGACATCGCCGCGTCCCTGCCCGGCGGCGGCCCCCCGGTGATCACCCGCAACCAATGGGGCGCCGACGAATCGATCCGCTGCCAGGAGCCCACCTACGACGACGGACTGGGCGGGATCACGGTGCACCACACCGCCGGTCGCAACGACTACGACAAAGGCGAGTCGGCCGGGATCGTCCGCGCCATCTACGCCTACCACTCGCAGACCCTGGGCTGGTGCGATATGGGATACAACGCACTGGTCGACAAATACGGGCAGATATTCGAGGGCCGCTACGGCGGACTGGACAAAACGGTGCAGGGCGCGCACGCGGGCGGGTTCAACGAGAACACCTCCGGTGTCGCGATCATGGGCGACTACCAGGTCGAACAGCCCACCGCCGCGTCGATCGAGGCGACCGGCAAGTTCATCGGCTGGCGCGCTCGGATCGCGGGGCTCGACCCCAAGGGTCAGACCACCATGTATTCCGAGGGCACCGAGTTCACCCCGTACCCGCAGGGCGCGCAAGTGCGTCTCCCGGTGGTCTTCGCGCACCGGGATGTCGGCAACACCAGTTGCCCGGGTGACGCGGCGTACGCGCAGATGGACCGGATCCGCACGATCGCCGCGGGCGAAGCCGGGGCCACCCGGTCGCCGCGGAGCCAGGCCTCCCGGTCCGACCTGGCGGCGCTGGCCGATCTCACCGCCAAGCTGCTGACCATGGTGAACGACAATCTGATCGCCAAGTACTGGGTCTCCAAGGGCGGCCCCGACGGTCCGCTCGGCCAGGCCGCCTCCGAACCCCTGCCCGCGACACAGGGTCAGCAGTACGCGAAGTTCGTGAACGGCTACGTCTACACCGCGCCCGACGGACAGGCGCACGAGGTGGTCGGCAAGATCCTGGATCGATTCCTGGAACTCGGCGCCGACGCCGGCGCCCTCGGGCTCCCGCTGACCGATCCCTACCCGGTGCCGGAGGGCGTGCGCACCGATTTCCAGAACGGCTCGCTGGTACTCAACCAGGCGGCCGATTTGGTCGACACGCTGTGGAAGACCTACAACGAGACCTATCAGCAGCAGGTCCAGGGCGGTTCCCCGATCCCGGCGCCCGGCGGCGTGCCGCAGGCCGCGGCGGCCCCGGTTCCCGTCCCGGGCGAAGGGCAGGCACTGTCCCAGCCGGGTCTGCCGCCGATCGCCGAAGCCGGGCCGGCGCCCCCATCCGATCCCGCCGCAGCACCCGATCCAGCCGCAGCACCCGATCCAGCGGCCGCATCCGATCCCGCGACACTGCCCGACCCAGCCGCAGCACCCGACCCAGCAGCAGCACCCGACCCAGCAGCAGCACCGGACCCAGCCGCAGGACCCGACCCAGCCGCAGCACCCGGCCCAGCCGCAGCACCCGATCCGGCGGCCGCGCCCGACCCAGCCGGGTCACCCGATCCGGCGGCACTGCCGGTGCCCGCCAACTGA
- a CDS encoding SpoIID/LytB domain-containing protein: MIAEAGPGHGRGLSQHGALQNANNGQNADQILTYYYPGAEIGAIGPASVSVRLQEQDGADLVVHSDAGMRVAGQTLQSGEAARLIPFPDGTAQVVVTQGCDGAVLWEAPVQDPWVYPIDPNPNRPADEHLTVCGGGTYRGALGVAAENGATRTVNQVDIQDYLLGVVPAEMPADWAPAALEAQAIAARSYALAEERWPFAQTCDTTDCQVYSGTAKEDPRTAAAVEATVGRVLLRDGRILRAEYSAAPDGGSPADIQTFAVGPTPGELTVVTPLPLPPAVNPDKAAGLPEGAAPGVPDVSPEGTKSDRGAPLPRTPEGSLPVSPGGTPQFPGVAPGATPSPIDTAYAAMGGAHSAVGLPVTPELPLPDDAGKYRLFENGVIIYTPALGAQVVDFTTLMQLVPNLTDSDSGSSEADGSTPGGTDSGSSEAGGTTPGGTDSGSSEAGIAPGDTDSGSSGLDAGDSGAPGEPAVAPGRVPAGRAVPEPDTATFDGDRPAPIPGAQRVPTRLETTVVF, translated from the coding sequence ATGATTGCCGAAGCCGGTCCAGGGCACGGGCGAGGGCTGAGCCAGCACGGAGCGTTGCAGAACGCGAACAACGGGCAGAACGCCGACCAGATCCTCACGTACTACTACCCGGGCGCCGAGATCGGCGCCATCGGCCCGGCCTCGGTATCGGTGCGATTGCAGGAGCAGGACGGCGCCGACCTGGTTGTTCACTCCGACGCCGGGATGCGGGTGGCCGGACAGACGTTGCAGTCCGGCGAAGCGGCCCGGCTGATCCCGTTCCCCGACGGCACCGCGCAGGTCGTGGTCACCCAGGGATGTGACGGAGCTGTGCTGTGGGAGGCCCCGGTACAGGATCCATGGGTGTATCCGATCGACCCCAACCCCAACCGTCCGGCCGACGAGCACCTCACCGTGTGCGGGGGCGGCACCTACCGCGGTGCACTCGGAGTGGCCGCCGAGAACGGGGCGACACGCACCGTGAACCAGGTGGACATCCAGGACTACCTGCTCGGTGTGGTCCCCGCCGAGATGCCCGCCGACTGGGCTCCCGCCGCACTCGAAGCGCAGGCGATCGCGGCCCGCTCATACGCCCTGGCCGAAGAGCGCTGGCCTTTCGCCCAAACCTGCGATACCACCGACTGCCAGGTCTACAGCGGTACCGCCAAGGAAGATCCGCGCACCGCCGCCGCGGTGGAGGCCACCGTGGGCCGGGTGCTGCTGCGCGACGGGCGGATCCTGCGCGCCGAATACTCGGCCGCGCCCGACGGCGGCTCGCCCGCCGATATCCAGACTTTCGCGGTGGGCCCGACACCCGGCGAACTCACGGTCGTCACCCCGCTGCCGCTTCCACCTGCGGTGAACCCCGATAAGGCCGCCGGGCTGCCGGAAGGCGCCGCGCCGGGTGTTCCCGACGTCTCGCCGGAGGGCACGAAATCGGATCGTGGCGCACCGCTGCCCCGCACACCCGAGGGCTCGCTCCCGGTATCCCCGGGCGGGACACCCCAGTTCCCGGGAGTCGCACCAGGAGCGACGCCTTCGCCGATCGATACCGCCTACGCGGCGATGGGCGGCGCGCACAGCGCGGTCGGGCTGCCGGTCACTCCCGAACTGCCACTTCCCGATGACGCGGGCAAGTATCGATTGTTCGAGAACGGCGTCATCATCTACACCCCGGCCCTGGGCGCGCAGGTGGTGGACTTCACCACGTTGATGCAGCTCGTACCGAATCTCACCGACTCCGATTCGGGCAGTTCCGAGGCGGACGGGTCGACGCCCGGCGGGACTGATTCGGGTAGCTCCGAGGCGGGTGGGACCACGCCCGGTGGTACTGATTCGGGCAGTTCCGAGGCGGGGATCGCACCCGGCGATACCGATTCGGGCAGTTCCGGGCTCGACGCGGGCGATTCCGGAGCGCCCGGTGAACCCGCCGTGGCCCCGGGCCGGGTTCCGGCCGGACGCGCTGTGCCCGAGCCGGACACCGCCACCTTCGACGGCGACCGGCCCGCACCGATTCCCGGCGCCCAGCGGGTTCCGACCAGGCTGGAAACGACCGTCGTGTTCTAG
- a CDS encoding TipAS antibiotic-recognition domain-containing protein, translated as MAAEVFEEFDHTQYKDEVTDRWGAEAYENGDRWWRSLSAAQKQEFQQTQLDIAADFGRARNAGLTPDSDEVQAITARHYAWTTGGRQGRRPGAREFAGLGEMYVADERFRVNYDVHGPGTAELIRDAMKIYADANLE; from the coding sequence GTGGCGGCGGAAGTCTTCGAGGAATTCGACCACACGCAGTACAAGGACGAGGTCACCGACCGTTGGGGCGCCGAGGCGTACGAGAACGGCGACCGCTGGTGGCGATCGCTGAGCGCCGCGCAGAAACAGGAATTCCAGCAGACCCAGCTGGATATCGCGGCCGACTTCGGCCGGGCGCGCAATGCTGGGCTCACGCCGGACAGCGACGAGGTGCAAGCGATCACCGCGCGGCACTACGCGTGGACGACAGGCGGCCGGCAGGGGCGGCGGCCGGGTGCGCGGGAATTCGCGGGCCTGGGCGAAATGTATGTCGCCGACGAACGTTTCCGGGTGAACTACGACGTGCACGGTCCCGGCACGGCGGAGCTGATCCGGGACGCGATGAAAATCTACGCCGACGCCAACCTCGAATAG
- the glf gene encoding UDP-galactopyranose mutase gives MTAASSPGNSDNTAQFDLIIVGSGFFGLTIAERSANLLGKRVLVLDRRPHLGGNAYSEPEPETGIEIHKYGAHLFHTSNQRVWDYVTQFTEFTGYQHRVFALHKGQAYQFPMGLGLVSQFFGRYFTPDEARALIADQAAEIETSDAQNLEEKAISLIGRPLYEAFVRDYTAKQWQTDPKELPAGNITRLPVRYTFDNRYFNDTYEGLPKEGYTKWLENMAASDLIEVRVDTDWFDVRDELRAQNPDAPVVYTGPLDRYFDYAEGELGWRTIDFETEVLPTGDYQGTSVVNYNDADPPYTRIIEPRHFHPERDYPTDKTVIMREYSRFAKTGDEPYYPINTPEDRAKLTAYRELAKQETTAAKVLFGGRLGTYQYLDMHMAIASALNMFDNVLRPHLETGAPLAEENNDV, from the coding sequence GTGACCGCCGCATCGTCTCCGGGTAACTCAGATAACACCGCACAGTTCGACTTGATCATCGTCGGCTCCGGCTTCTTCGGGCTGACCATCGCCGAGCGCAGCGCGAACCTACTGGGCAAGAGAGTTCTCGTGCTGGACCGCCGTCCGCATCTCGGCGGTAACGCCTATTCGGAACCCGAACCGGAAACCGGGATCGAGATCCACAAATATGGCGCGCATCTGTTCCATACCTCGAACCAGAGGGTCTGGGACTATGTCACGCAGTTCACCGAGTTCACCGGCTATCAGCATCGCGTTTTCGCTCTGCACAAAGGCCAGGCCTACCAGTTCCCCATGGGGCTGGGCCTGGTGTCGCAATTCTTCGGCCGGTATTTCACGCCGGACGAGGCGCGCGCCCTGATCGCCGACCAGGCCGCCGAGATCGAGACCTCCGACGCGCAGAACCTCGAGGAAAAGGCCATCTCGCTGATCGGCCGTCCGCTGTACGAGGCCTTCGTCCGCGACTACACCGCCAAACAGTGGCAGACCGACCCCAAGGAACTGCCCGCCGGCAATATCACCAGGCTCCCGGTCCGCTACACCTTCGACAACCGCTACTTCAACGACACCTATGAGGGCCTGCCCAAAGAGGGGTACACGAAGTGGCTGGAGAACATGGCCGCCAGTGACCTGATCGAGGTCCGGGTGGACACCGACTGGTTCGACGTCCGCGACGAACTTCGCGCGCAGAACCCGGACGCCCCGGTCGTCTACACCGGCCCGCTGGACCGCTACTTCGACTATGCCGAGGGCGAGCTGGGCTGGCGCACCATCGACTTCGAGACCGAGGTGCTGCCGACCGGTGACTACCAGGGCACGTCGGTGGTGAACTACAACGACGCGGATCCGCCCTATACGCGGATCATCGAACCGCGTCACTTCCATCCGGAACGGGACTACCCGACGGACAAGACGGTGATCATGCGTGAATACTCGCGTTTCGCCAAGACCGGCGACGAACCGTACTATCCGATCAACACCCCTGAGGACCGCGCCAAACTGACCGCGTATCGCGAGCTGGCCAAGCAGGAGACCACCGCGGCGAAGGTCCTGTTCGGCGGACGCCTCGGGACCTACCAGTACCTGGACATGCACATGGCCATCGCGAGCGCGCTGAACATGTTCGACAATGTGCTGCGCCCGCACCTGGAAACGGGTGCGCCGCTGGCCGAGGAGAACAACGACGTATGA
- a CDS encoding glycosyltransferase, giving the protein MTSASLAHSASATRAKSLLQRVILPRPGEPLDVRTLYLEESATNARRAHATTRTSLSVGAESEVSFCTYFNALPASYWRRWSMLGSVVLRLELAGHGRVDLYRSKADGSRIHVQGCEFAVASGAESVSVEMEADFGPFEDGGWLWFDITTDTAVTLVSGGWYAPIEAPGEGRIAVGMPTFNRPTDAVTTLRALGADPLVLAQIDAVIIPDQGTRKVVDEPGFDEAAAVLGDRLAIHDQPNLGGSGGYSRVMYEALKTTSAEFIVYMDDDIEIEPDSILRALAFARFAKSPVLVGGQMLNLQERSHLHVMGEVVDRNIFMWSAAPNVEYDHDFAKYPLRDRDNSKLLHRRIDVDFNGWWTCVIPRQVAEQLGQPLPLFLKWDDAEYGLRAREAGYPTVTLPGAAVWHMAWSDKDDAIDWQAYFHLRNRLVVAALHQPGNGRAMVVNTVKATLKHLLCLEYSTVAIQNLAIRDFLAGPQRLFELLPSALGAVHELRKQYPDAVILPSSTELPLASGMGVGAVGEPANPIAKVVRLAKGLLHNLRPAHEEHYDRPQLNVPTLDARWYLLSQVDGVTVTTADGRGVVYRKRDPRQAYGLLREALRLRKELAARLPEMRQRYRTAHAELTSTAAWEKVFGIDSSEETQR; this is encoded by the coding sequence ATGACCTCTGCATCACTGGCGCACAGTGCGTCCGCCACCCGCGCGAAATCACTGCTGCAACGGGTGATCCTGCCCCGGCCGGGTGAACCGCTCGATGTGCGCACCCTGTACCTGGAGGAGTCGGCGACCAACGCCCGGCGCGCACACGCCACCACCCGGACCTCGCTCTCGGTGGGCGCGGAGTCCGAGGTGTCGTTCTGCACCTATTTCAATGCGCTGCCGGCCAGCTACTGGCGACGCTGGAGCATGCTCGGCTCGGTGGTGCTGCGGCTGGAACTGGCCGGGCACGGCCGGGTCGACCTGTACCGTTCCAAGGCCGACGGTTCCCGGATCCACGTCCAGGGCTGCGAATTCGCGGTCGCGTCGGGCGCGGAGTCGGTGTCGGTCGAGATGGAAGCCGATTTCGGTCCGTTCGAGGACGGCGGCTGGCTCTGGTTCGACATCACCACCGATACCGCGGTGACGCTGGTGTCCGGTGGATGGTACGCACCGATCGAGGCGCCGGGCGAGGGTCGGATCGCGGTCGGCATGCCGACCTTCAACCGTCCCACCGACGCCGTGACGACGCTTCGGGCGCTCGGCGCCGATCCGCTGGTGCTGGCGCAGATCGACGCGGTGATCATTCCCGACCAGGGCACCCGCAAGGTGGTCGACGAACCCGGGTTCGACGAGGCCGCCGCCGTGCTCGGCGACCGGCTCGCCATCCACGATCAGCCGAACCTCGGCGGGTCCGGCGGATACAGCCGGGTGATGTACGAGGCGTTGAAGACCACGAGCGCCGAGTTCATCGTCTATATGGACGACGATATCGAGATCGAACCCGACTCCATCCTGCGCGCGCTCGCCTTCGCCCGGTTCGCGAAATCGCCGGTGCTGGTGGGTGGGCAGATGCTCAATCTGCAGGAGCGTTCCCATCTGCATGTGATGGGCGAGGTGGTCGACCGCAATATCTTCATGTGGTCCGCCGCGCCGAATGTCGAATACGACCACGATTTCGCCAAGTACCCGCTGCGCGACCGGGACAATTCGAAACTGCTGCACCGGCGCATCGACGTGGATTTCAACGGCTGGTGGACCTGTGTCATTCCACGCCAGGTCGCCGAACAGCTCGGCCAGCCGCTGCCCCTGTTCCTGAAATGGGACGACGCCGAATACGGGCTGCGTGCCCGCGAGGCGGGTTATCCGACGGTCACCCTGCCGGGCGCCGCGGTATGGCATATGGCGTGGAGCGACAAGGACGACGCCATCGACTGGCAGGCGTACTTCCACCTGCGCAATCGCCTGGTGGTCGCGGCGCTGCACCAGCCGGGCAACGGGCGCGCCATGGTCGTCAACACGGTCAAGGCGACTCTCAAACATCTGCTCTGCCTGGAGTATTCGACGGTCGCCATCCAGAATCTGGCGATCCGGGATTTCCTGGCGGGTCCGCAGCGGCTCTTCGAACTGCTGCCGAGCGCGTTGGGCGCGGTGCACGAACTGCGCAAACAGTATCCGGACGCGGTGATCCTGCCCTCGTCCACCGAACTTCCGCTGGCCAGCGGGATGGGGGTCGGTGCGGTGGGCGAACCCGCCAACCCGATCGCCAAGGTCGTCCGCCTCGCCAAGGGCCTGCTGCACAACCTGCGCCCGGCACACGAGGAGCACTACGACCGGCCGCAGTTGAACGTGCCCACGCTGGACGCGCGCTGGTATCTGCTCTCGCAGGTCGACGGGGTCACCGTCACCACCGCGGACGGTCGCGGCGTGGTGTACCGCAAACGCGACCCGCGCCAGGCCTACGGCCTGCTCCGCGAGGCGCTGCGGTTGCGCAAGGAACTCGCCGCGCGCCTGCCGGAGATGCGCCAGCGCTACCGGACCGCGCACGCCGAGCTCACCAGCACGGCCGCGTGGGAGAAGGTTTTCGGGATCGACAGCAGCGAGGAGACCCAGCGGTGA
- a CDS encoding phosphatase PAP2 family protein, translating into MNPSLRDSGADRAPREVAILEAVQGAIGTPPVISAARGMSHFGEHALGWIGIAAVGALVDKPRRRQWAGVAVGAVGAHAASIVIKRIVRRPRPHAPSVQVNVATPSKLSFPSSHATSTTAAAVLIGKLTGLPLPAVLVPPMLLSRVVLGVHYPSDVLAGSALGAASAAALLAAEKRLDSDRTRRKGAACHE; encoded by the coding sequence ATGAATCCGAGCCTGCGGGATTCGGGCGCCGACCGCGCACCGCGCGAAGTGGCGATCCTCGAAGCGGTCCAGGGCGCCATCGGCACTCCGCCGGTGATCTCCGCGGCGCGCGGTATGTCGCATTTCGGGGAGCACGCGCTGGGCTGGATCGGCATCGCCGCGGTCGGCGCACTGGTCGACAAACCCCGGCGCCGGCAGTGGGCCGGGGTGGCCGTCGGCGCCGTGGGGGCGCACGCGGCGTCCATCGTGATCAAACGGATCGTTCGCCGGCCCCGTCCACACGCGCCATCGGTGCAGGTCAACGTGGCGACGCCGAGCAAACTGAGCTTCCCCTCCTCGCATGCGACCTCGACAACCGCGGCGGCGGTGCTGATCGGAAAATTGACCGGGCTACCCTTGCCAGCGGTGCTCGTACCGCCGATGTTGCTGTCCAGGGTCGTTCTCGGGGTGCATTACCCCTCCGATGTGCTCGCCGGCTCCGCGCTCGGTGCCGCGTCCGCCGCCGCCCTGCTCGCCGCCGAAAAGAGACTAGACAGTGACCGCACAAGACGAAAAGGCGCTGCCTGCCATGAGTGA